From a region of the Haloferax volcanii DS2 genome:
- a CDS encoding ABC transporter permease — MSTTTETEIPLRQRVAENPQPALIWAAVGAVLIGAELGAILQVVGAVAGVVVNLLPGDPGASAVQSLQAAFDAIPTLVSRDVIPNQGYWDGTSYENTFLGLSPAVAWAIRVAVVYAYAFAVLAWAWNGYKRFRRHYRRVDWTPRDDVVNRFRGHSWGKFGLIIVITFVVMAVFAPALGPTTMERNILQPYDYEVSYWSEDTQSVETVLVGEANLGSGSQGAGDENVAPLTYDDFGRFHPFGTATNGKDLFTQVVFGARISLTIAVVAMGIAGLIGLGLAMITAYYKGLADLATVLVSDSIQALPVIMVLILMLVIFQNTWVRELYDGAVLIILIFSIVYWPFIWRSIRGPALQVSEQDWIDAAKSFGQSPSQVMRKHMAPYVFSYMLIYASLSLGGIIISVAGLSYLGLGITAPTPEWGRLIANGQQYVASPSWHISLLPGLLITLVVTGLNAFGDGIRDAIDPQADTGDEAAATGGGA, encoded by the coding sequence GTGAGCACGACAACCGAAACCGAAATACCGCTCCGACAACGAGTCGCTGAGAACCCCCAGCCCGCGCTGATTTGGGCCGCCGTCGGTGCAGTCCTCATCGGCGCCGAGCTGGGCGCTATCCTCCAAGTCGTCGGCGCCGTCGCCGGCGTGGTCGTCAACCTCCTTCCCGGTGACCCGGGCGCGTCCGCCGTCCAGTCGCTGCAGGCGGCGTTCGACGCGATTCCGACGCTCGTCTCCCGCGACGTGATTCCGAACCAGGGCTACTGGGACGGCACGAGCTACGAGAACACGTTCCTCGGGCTCTCGCCCGCGGTCGCGTGGGCCATCCGCGTCGCGGTCGTCTACGCGTACGCCTTCGCGGTGCTGGCGTGGGCGTGGAACGGCTATAAGCGGTTCCGCCGCCACTACCGCCGCGTCGACTGGACGCCGCGGGACGACGTGGTCAACCGCTTCCGGGGTCACTCCTGGGGCAAGTTCGGGCTCATTATCGTCATCACGTTTGTGGTCATGGCGGTATTCGCGCCCGCGCTCGGTCCGACCACGATGGAGCGGAACATCCTCCAGCCGTACGACTACGAGGTCAGCTACTGGAGCGAAGACACCCAGAGCGTCGAGACCGTCCTCGTCGGCGAGGCCAACCTCGGCTCCGGGTCGCAGGGAGCGGGTGACGAGAACGTCGCGCCGCTGACGTACGACGACTTCGGTAGATTCCATCCGTTCGGCACGGCGACAAACGGGAAGGACTTGTTCACACAGGTGGTGTTCGGGGCCAGGATATCCCTGACCATCGCCGTCGTCGCCATGGGTATCGCCGGCCTCATCGGACTCGGCTTGGCCATGATAACGGCGTACTACAAGGGGCTGGCAGACTTGGCAACGGTGTTAGTCTCCGACTCGATACAGGCGTTGCCGGTCATCATGGTCCTCATCTTGATGCTCGTCATCTTCCAGAACACCTGGGTGAGGGAGTTGTACGACGGCGCGGTGCTCATCATCCTCATCTTCAGTATCGTCTACTGGCCGTTCATCTGGCGGTCGATACGTGGGCCAGCACTCCAGGTCTCCGAGCAGGACTGGATTGACGCCGCGAAGTCGTTCGGTCAGTCGCCGTCGCAGGTCATGCGCAAGCACATGGCCCCCTACGTGTTCAGCTACATGCTCATCTACGCCTCGCTCAGTCTCGGTGGTATCATCATCAGCGTCGCCGGGCTCTCCTACCTCGGGCTCGGTATCACCGCGCCGACCCCCGAGTGGGGCCGGCTCATCGCGAACGGACAGCAGTACGTCGCGAGCCCCTCGTGGCACATCTCGCTGCTTCCCGGCCTCCTCATCACGCTCGTCGTGACCGGCCTGAACGCCTTCGGCGACGGCATCCGCGACGCCATTGACCCGCAGGCGGACACCGGTGACGAGGCCGCGGCCACCGGAGGTGGCGCATGA
- a CDS encoding ABC transporter permease → MSRWQYFLRRVLMSIPVVIFGTTITFALIRLGPLDPVSAILGTQYNPQAAEQIRTNLGLNQPLWSQYLDFMYRLFTFQLGQSWVIAPGTTAYELIEIYAPRTIWLGFWSVVIALFVGIPLGFYAGLNPNTPSDYAASFGGIVWRAMPNFWLAIMLVTALSQLGTWTNGLFAWQTWIVRTNVVTPPALDFFQSPVEQFLEDPGGWTESFVRATKQIAPAALVLGSASMGNEMRIGRTAVLETINSNYVETARAKGVSGRSLVWKHIFRNALIPLVPIITGEAFLLLGGSVFVETVFAINGLGWLFFNAAINGDLPLIGTLMFIFILILVGTNILQDFLYTIIDPRVGYDG, encoded by the coding sequence ATGAGTCGATGGCAGTACTTCCTCCGCAGGGTACTGATGTCGATTCCTGTCGTCATCTTCGGGACGACGATTACGTTTGCCCTCATCCGCCTGGGGCCACTCGACCCCGTTTCGGCGATTCTGGGGACGCAATACAACCCACAGGCGGCAGAACAGATTCGGACGAACCTCGGGTTGAACCAGCCGCTCTGGAGTCAGTACCTCGACTTCATGTATCGGTTGTTCACCTTCCAACTCGGCCAGTCGTGGGTCATCGCACCCGGGACGACCGCGTACGAGCTCATCGAAATCTACGCGCCCCGGACGATTTGGCTCGGCTTCTGGTCGGTCGTCATCGCGCTGTTCGTCGGGATTCCGCTCGGTTTCTACGCCGGGCTGAACCCGAACACGCCCTCCGACTACGCCGCCTCCTTCGGCGGAATCGTCTGGCGCGCGATGCCGAACTTCTGGCTGGCCATCATGCTCGTCACGGCCCTCTCGCAGCTCGGGACGTGGACCAACGGCCTGTTCGCGTGGCAGACGTGGATCGTCAGGACGAACGTCGTGACGCCGCCCGCGCTCGACTTCTTCCAGTCGCCGGTCGAACAGTTCCTCGAAGACCCCGGCGGGTGGACCGAGTCGTTCGTCCGGGCGACGAAGCAGATCGCCCCGGCCGCGCTGGTCCTCGGGTCGGCGTCGATGGGGAACGAGATGCGCATCGGCCGCACCGCCGTCCTCGAGACCATCAACTCGAACTACGTCGAGACCGCCCGCGCGAAGGGCGTCTCCGGGCGCTCGCTCGTCTGGAAGCACATCTTCCGGAACGCGCTCATCCCGCTCGTGCCCATCATCACGGGCGAGGCGTTCCTGCTTCTCGGCGGGTCCGTGTTCGTCGAGACGGTCTTCGCCATTAACGGCCTCGGCTGGCTGTTCTTCAACGCAGCCATCAACGGGGACCTGCCGCTCATCGGGACGCTGATGTTTATCTTCATCCTCATCCTGGTCGGCACGAACATCCTACAGGACTTCCTGTACACGATTATCGACCCGCGCGTCGGGTACGACGGGTGA
- a CDS encoding ABC transporter substrate-binding protein, translated as MPDTNKLSRRRFLKATGGAATAAALAGCTGGDGEETTTTESGGDETTTATTTEEDTGTELSGSVFNRILSGTITTMDPVAATDTSSGIIIQQVFDCLMSYQNALPTVENELAADYTVSDDFTTYTFQLADATYHNGETVTASDFIYAWERLAASSNSRRAYFILDSIGVEHETDDEGNYVPGSLGVEVGETETELVVNLSEPFHDTLEMFAYTSFAALPEGILGDIEGHDGEMEYTEFASNNPIGAGPFEFAFWEQGTAAAVSKYDDYYGQVAQVDNVRWQIIEDDTARYNYAMNENADYFGLPTAQYDPGLAQVESTDEYGREIGTYGPVRNGKTLNYVGVPTLSIYYVGFNMNKVPKAVRQAFAYVLNQDQMVSEVFKGRGSAAEFFTPPTIFPGGAQAASDLVSSDYPYSAGETDIEAARQVMEEAGYGPDNQFEVQWTQYNNNAWEEMASILRDQLASAHINMQIQKADFSTLLERGRNGQLEAYTLGWIADWPAPDNFLQLLNPPQTDTSEQGPISYVNWTAENGDAAQQATDAYQQVVNNPAPTDEAQQVRDEAYVDIEMANWEDVAMLPVYNQKEEMFWYDTVDIEPFGGMGPSRQKLNTVTLNR; from the coding sequence ATGCCAGACACTAACAAACTCTCGCGTCGCCGCTTCCTGAAGGCAACGGGTGGGGCTGCCACGGCCGCCGCTCTCGCCGGTTGTACCGGCGGTGACGGTGAAGAGACGACGACGACCGAATCCGGTGGCGACGAGACCACCACCGCGACGACGACCGAAGAGGACACGGGCACGGAGCTGTCCGGTTCGGTGTTCAACCGTATCCTCTCGGGCACCATCACGACGATGGACCCCGTCGCCGCGACCGACACGTCGTCGGGCATCATCATCCAGCAGGTCTTCGACTGCTTGATGTCCTACCAGAACGCCCTCCCGACGGTCGAAAACGAACTCGCCGCGGACTACACGGTCTCCGACGACTTCACGACCTACACGTTCCAGCTCGCCGACGCGACCTACCACAACGGTGAGACGGTCACTGCGTCCGACTTCATCTACGCGTGGGAGCGCCTCGCGGCCTCCTCGAACAGCCGCCGCGCCTACTTCATCCTCGATTCCATCGGCGTGGAACACGAGACGGACGACGAAGGCAACTACGTGCCCGGTTCGCTCGGCGTCGAAGTCGGCGAGACCGAGACCGAACTCGTCGTCAACCTCTCCGAGCCGTTCCACGACACCCTCGAGATGTTCGCCTACACCTCGTTCGCCGCCCTTCCCGAGGGCATCCTCGGCGACATCGAGGGTCACGACGGCGAGATGGAGTACACCGAGTTCGCGTCGAACAACCCCATCGGTGCGGGTCCGTTCGAGTTCGCGTTCTGGGAGCAGGGCACCGCCGCGGCCGTCTCCAAGTACGACGACTACTACGGGCAGGTCGCGCAGGTCGACAACGTCCGCTGGCAGATCATCGAGGACGACACGGCTCGCTACAACTACGCGATGAACGAGAACGCGGACTACTTCGGACTGCCCACCGCGCAGTACGACCCCGGACTGGCTCAGGTGGAGTCAACCGACGAGTACGGTCGCGAAATCGGGACGTACGGTCCCGTCCGTAACGGGAAGACGCTCAACTACGTCGGCGTTCCGACCCTCTCCATCTACTACGTCGGCTTCAACATGAACAAGGTCCCGAAGGCGGTCCGTCAGGCGTTCGCCTACGTCCTGAACCAAGACCAGATGGTCTCGGAAGTGTTCAAGGGCCGCGGCTCCGCGGCGGAGTTCTTTACCCCGCCGACCATCTTCCCCGGCGGTGCGCAGGCCGCGAGCGACCTCGTCAGCTCCGACTACCCGTACAGCGCGGGCGAGACGGACATCGAGGCCGCCCGCCAGGTCATGGAGGAGGCCGGCTACGGTCCGGACAACCAGTTCGAGGTCCAGTGGACCCAGTACAACAACAACGCGTGGGAGGAGATGGCGAGCATCCTCCGCGACCAGCTCGCATCCGCCCACATCAACATGCAGATTCAGAAGGCCGACTTCTCGACGCTTCTCGAACGCGGCCGCAACGGTCAGCTCGAAGCGTACACCCTCGGCTGGATCGCCGACTGGCCGGCACCGGACAACTTCCTGCAGCTCCTGAATCCGCCGCAGACTGATACGTCCGAACAGGGCCCCATCTCGTACGTCAACTGGACGGCCGAAAACGGCGACGCCGCCCAGCAGGCGACCGACGCCTATCAGCAGGTCGTCAACAACCCCGCGCCGACCGACGAGGCCCAGCAGGTCCGCGACGAGGCCTACGTCGACATCGAGATGGCCAACTGGGAAGACGTCGCGATGCTGCCGGTCTACAACCAGAAAGAAGAGATGTTCTGGTACGACACCGTCGACATCGAACCGTTCGGTGGGATGGGTCCGAGCCGCCAGAAGCTCAACACCGTCACCCTCAACCGATAA
- a CDS encoding DUF7556 family protein produces the protein MTPDATASVDDSGAEVMASVDRSQTGQRLIIADISRDDAWLAADVADALALDEWQ, from the coding sequence ATGACGCCGGATGCGACGGCTTCCGTCGACGACTCGGGCGCCGAGGTCATGGCCTCGGTGGATCGCTCTCAGACGGGCCAGCGTCTTATTATCGCGGATATCTCCCGCGACGACGCGTGGCTCGCTGCTGACGTAGCCGACGCGCTTGCGCTCGACGAGTGGCAGTAA
- a CDS encoding PPC domain-containing DNA-binding protein, translating into MNARAVTVSEEYLARLEHGADWREEIEEFCARKDIESAWFNAMGAVQDAELWFYDQTDQEYQSVTFDEPLEVAACVGNVALLDGEPFAHTHAILSRRSGQALAGHLDSATVFAGELNLRAFEEPLERDHDAVTDLDLWL; encoded by the coding sequence ATGAACGCTCGAGCGGTGACGGTGAGCGAGGAGTACCTCGCCCGTCTCGAACACGGTGCGGACTGGCGCGAGGAGATCGAGGAGTTCTGCGCGCGCAAGGACATCGAGTCCGCGTGGTTCAACGCCATGGGTGCCGTCCAGGACGCCGAACTCTGGTTTTACGACCAGACGGACCAGGAGTACCAGTCCGTGACGTTCGACGAGCCGCTCGAAGTCGCCGCCTGCGTGGGTAACGTCGCGCTCCTCGACGGCGAACCCTTCGCACACACGCACGCAATCCTTTCTCGGCGTAGTGGGCAGGCGCTCGCCGGACACCTCGACTCTGCGACCGTCTTCGCCGGCGAACTAAACCTCCGCGCCTTCGAGGAACCGCTCGAACGCGACCACGACGCGGTGACCGACCTCGACCTCTGGCTGTAA
- a CDS encoding DNA polymerase II large subunit, with amino-acid sequence MREEETRYFRRIEARLDEAFDLAEAAKATGYDPKTEVEIPVAKDMADRVENILGIDGVAERVRELEGEMSREEAALELVTDFVDGNVGDYDSREGKVEGAVRTAVALLTEGVVAAPIEGIDRVEILENDDGTEFVNVYYAGPIRSAGGTAQALSVLVADYARSLLDIDEYKARTDEVERYVEEINLYDKETGLQYSPKDKESRFIAENMPIMLDGEATGDEEVSGYRDLERVDTNSARGGMCLVMAEGIALKAPKIQRYTRQLDEVDWPWLQDLIDGTIGKDDDNAANADDAGDDGDEAEAETDPDAEADDAESDAPDGPTRVEPATKFLRDLIAGRPVFGHPSAPGGFRLRYGRARNHGFATAGVHPATMHIVDDFIATGTQIKTERPGKAGGVVPVDSIEGPTVRLANGDVRRIDDPEEAKELQNGVEKILDLGEYLVNFGEFVENNHPLAPASYVFEWWIQEFEATEANVQALRDDPAVDLEEPSVEQALSWATEFDAPLHPVYTYLWHDISVERFDALADAVAAGEIVAAEADGGTTAALEHDNEPEHGLEGTLVLDNAPEIREALEHLLVAHRQTDEALRVPVWRPLARSLGLTDDRERTWELDDLSERARTWDDGDNAVEAVNEVAPFNVRERAPTRIGNRMGRPEKSERRDLSPAVHTLFPIGEAGGSQRDVGDAARHRGESGKRGQISVRLGQRKCPDCGAFGFKSKCPDCGGHTEPHYECDDCGSVIEPDESGRVYCERCEWDVESAEWQDVDLNSEYRDALERVGERESSFQILKGVKGLTSANKTPEPIEKGVLRAKHDVSSFKDGTVRYDMTDLPVTAVRPEELDVTADHFRELGYETDIDGEPLRFDDQLVELKVQDIVLSNGAAQHMMQTADFVDDLLDQFYGLDRFYEIEERDDLIGELVFGMAPHTSAAVVGRVVGFTTAAVGYAHPYFHAAKRRNCDGDEDCVMLLMDGLLNFSKKYLPDKRGGQMDAPLVMSSRIDPSEIDDEAHNMDIVRQYPREFYEATLRMEDPDDWEDEVTIAEEYLGTDREYTGFDHTHDTTDIAAGPDLSAYKTLGSMMDKMDAQLFLARKLRAVDETDVAERVIEYHFLPDLIGNLRAFSRQETRCLDCGEKYRRMPLSGDCRECGGRVNLTVHQGSVNKYMDTAIQVAEEFDCRDYTKQRLEVLEKSLESVFENDKNKQSGIADFM; translated from the coding sequence GTGCGCGAGGAGGAAACCCGGTACTTCCGTCGCATCGAAGCCCGCCTCGACGAGGCGTTCGACCTCGCGGAGGCCGCGAAGGCGACGGGGTACGACCCGAAGACCGAAGTCGAGATTCCGGTCGCCAAGGACATGGCCGACCGCGTCGAGAACATCCTCGGCATCGACGGCGTCGCAGAGCGCGTCCGCGAACTCGAAGGCGAGATGTCCCGCGAGGAAGCCGCGCTCGAACTCGTGACCGACTTCGTCGACGGCAACGTCGGCGACTACGACTCCCGCGAGGGCAAAGTCGAGGGCGCGGTCCGCACCGCCGTCGCCCTCCTCACCGAGGGGGTCGTCGCCGCCCCCATCGAGGGCATCGACCGCGTCGAAATCCTCGAAAACGACGACGGCACGGAGTTCGTCAACGTCTACTACGCCGGCCCGATTCGCTCGGCGGGCGGCACCGCACAGGCGCTCTCCGTGCTCGTCGCCGACTACGCCCGCTCGCTGCTCGACATCGACGAGTACAAAGCCCGAACCGACGAGGTCGAGCGCTACGTCGAGGAGATAAACCTCTACGACAAGGAGACCGGCCTCCAGTACTCGCCGAAGGACAAGGAGTCGCGCTTCATCGCGGAGAACATGCCCATCATGCTCGACGGCGAAGCCACGGGCGACGAGGAGGTCTCGGGCTACCGCGACCTCGAACGCGTCGACACCAACTCCGCCCGCGGCGGCATGTGTCTCGTCATGGCCGAAGGCATCGCGCTCAAGGCCCCGAAGATTCAGCGCTACACCCGCCAACTCGACGAAGTCGACTGGCCGTGGCTCCAAGACCTCATCGACGGCACCATCGGCAAGGACGACGACAACGCCGCGAACGCCGACGACGCGGGCGACGACGGCGACGAAGCCGAGGCCGAGACCGACCCGGACGCAGAGGCCGACGACGCCGAGAGCGACGCCCCCGACGGCCCGACCCGCGTCGAACCCGCGACCAAGTTCCTCCGCGACCTCATCGCGGGCCGCCCGGTGTTCGGCCACCCCTCCGCGCCCGGCGGCTTCCGCCTGCGCTACGGCCGCGCTCGCAACCACGGCTTCGCGACCGCGGGCGTCCACCCCGCGACGATGCACATCGTGGACGACTTCATCGCCACCGGCACCCAAATCAAGACCGAGCGTCCCGGCAAGGCCGGCGGCGTCGTCCCCGTCGATTCCATCGAGGGACCGACGGTCAGACTCGCTAACGGCGACGTGCGCCGCATCGACGACCCCGAGGAGGCGAAGGAACTCCAGAACGGCGTCGAGAAGATTCTCGACCTCGGCGAGTATCTCGTCAACTTCGGGGAGTTCGTCGAGAACAACCACCCGCTCGCGCCCGCCTCGTACGTCTTCGAGTGGTGGATTCAGGAGTTCGAGGCGACCGAGGCCAACGTGCAGGCGCTCCGCGACGACCCCGCCGTCGACCTCGAAGAGCCGTCGGTCGAACAGGCCCTCTCGTGGGCGACCGAGTTCGACGCCCCACTCCATCCCGTCTACACCTACCTCTGGCACGACATCTCTGTCGAGCGGTTCGACGCGCTCGCCGACGCCGTCGCGGCCGGTGAAATCGTCGCCGCCGAAGCCGACGGCGGCACGACCGCCGCGCTCGAACACGACAACGAACCCGAGCACGGACTGGAGGGGACGCTCGTCCTCGACAACGCGCCCGAGATTCGGGAGGCGCTCGAACACCTGCTCGTCGCTCACCGACAGACCGACGAGGCGCTCCGCGTCCCCGTCTGGCGACCGCTCGCCCGGAGCCTCGGCCTCACCGACGACCGCGAGCGGACGTGGGAACTCGATGACCTCTCCGAACGCGCCCGCACGTGGGACGACGGCGACAACGCCGTCGAGGCCGTCAACGAGGTCGCGCCGTTCAACGTCCGCGAGCGCGCGCCCACCCGCATCGGCAACCGGATGGGTCGCCCGGAGAAATCCGAGCGCCGCGACCTCTCGCCCGCGGTCCACACGCTGTTTCCCATCGGCGAGGCCGGCGGGAGCCAACGCGACGTTGGCGACGCCGCCAGACACCGCGGCGAGTCCGGCAAGCGCGGCCAGATTTCGGTCCGCCTCGGTCAGCGCAAGTGCCCCGACTGCGGCGCGTTCGGCTTCAAATCGAAATGTCCCGACTGCGGCGGTCACACCGAACCCCACTACGAGTGCGACGACTGCGGGAGCGTCATCGAACCCGACGAGTCGGGCCGCGTCTACTGCGAGCGCTGCGAGTGGGACGTCGAGAGCGCCGAGTGGCAGGACGTCGACCTGAACAGCGAGTACCGCGACGCCCTCGAACGCGTCGGCGAGCGCGAGTCGTCGTTCCAGATTCTCAAGGGTGTCAAAGGTCTCACCTCCGCGAACAAGACGCCCGAACCCATCGAGAAAGGCGTCCTGCGGGCGAAACACGACGTGTCGTCGTTCAAAGACGGCACCGTCCGCTACGACATGACCGACCTGCCCGTCACCGCGGTCCGCCCCGAGGAACTCGACGTGACCGCCGACCACTTCCGCGAACTCGGCTACGAGACCGACATCGACGGCGAACCCCTCCGGTTCGACGACCAACTGGTCGAACTCAAAGTCCAGGACATCGTCCTCTCGAACGGCGCGGCGCAACACATGATGCAGACCGCCGACTTCGTCGACGACCTCCTCGACCAGTTCTACGGCCTCGACCGGTTCTACGAAATCGAAGAGCGCGACGACCTCATCGGCGAACTCGTCTTCGGGATGGCCCCCCACACCTCCGCCGCGGTCGTCGGCAGAGTTGTCGGATTCACGACAGCAGCAGTTGGATACGCGCATCCGTACTTTCACGCCGCGAAACGCCGGAATTGCGACGGAGACGAAGACTGCGTCATGCTGCTCATGGACGGTCTTCTCAACTTCTCGAAAAAATATCTCCCCGACAAGCGCGGCGGGCAGATGGACGCGCCGCTCGTCATGTCCTCGCGCATCGACCCCTCGGAGATCGACGACGAGGCGCACAACATGGACATCGTGCGGCAGTACCCCCGCGAGTTCTACGAGGCGACCCTGCGGATGGAAGACCCCGACGACTGGGAAGACGAGGTCACCATCGCCGAGGAGTACCTCGGAACCGACCGCGAGTACACCGGGTTCGACCACACCCACGACACCACGGACATCGCCGCCGGCCCGGACCTCTCTGCGTACAAGACCCTCGGGTCGATGATGGACAAGATGGACGCCCAACTGTTCCTCGCGCGGAAGCTCCGGGCGGTCGACGAGACGGACGTGGCCGAGCGCGTCATCGAGTACCACTTCCTGCCGGACCTCATCGGCAACCTCCGCGCCTTCTCCCGACAGGAGACGCGGTGTCTCGACTGCGGCGAGAAGTACCGCCGGATGCCGCTTTCGGGCGACTGCCGGGAGTGCGGCGGCCGGGTGAACCTCACGGTCCACCAGGGCTCCGTGAACAAGTACATGGACACCGCGATTCAGGTGGCAGAGGAGTTCGACTGCCGCGACTACACGAAACAGCGCCTCGAAGTGCTCGAAAAGAGCCTCGAATCGGTCTTCGAGAACGACAAGAACAAACAGTCGGGCATCGCGGACTTCATGTAG
- a CDS encoding outer membrane protein assembly factor BamB family protein, whose protein sequence is MPRLRSRRRFLQLLGSASFGVAGCLGRDGGSSGPTTTEATTTTAEPSTTYGPTSGPDERVTATPPGDPALSPSGAWPQYRFDAGNTGYNPDVSIPTDAEEYWRLNAGGSPVLDGDRLYNLHGRGRDERAFVRREPSTMGERAVTPLVGYGVNSPPVVAGDRVVVTTFIEVFCLAADRDEVLWRGPEMDGIHGPPAVGDGVAVVSGGGFDGVPTQLRAFDLADGSERWRYDLESDAKGAPAVADGAVFVVTSDVVHAVDLATGERRFRVEVRTSEWTTPVATPEAAYLSTRDGELLSLAPSDGTERWRSPGSGAPVVTDDVLHVAVDGETATLSRDDGKEVATRFVGAPHARAREVVLVSDEQGRLAAYNTDEERQLWTHQTPEVQVSDVVSQGVAAAVPVDGAVYVVAADGFHGLGAAQD, encoded by the coding sequence ATGCCCCGTCTTCGGAGCCGCCGCAGATTCCTCCAACTGCTCGGAAGCGCGTCGTTCGGTGTCGCCGGCTGTCTCGGCCGCGACGGCGGGTCGTCCGGTCCTACGACGACCGAGGCGACGACCACCACCGCCGAACCGTCTACGACTTACGGTCCGACTTCCGGGCCGGACGAACGCGTGACGGCCACGCCGCCGGGCGACCCCGCGCTCTCGCCGTCGGGGGCGTGGCCGCAGTACCGCTTCGACGCGGGAAACACCGGCTACAACCCCGACGTTTCGATTCCGACCGACGCCGAGGAGTACTGGCGGCTAAACGCCGGCGGCTCACCCGTCCTCGACGGCGACCGCCTCTACAACCTCCATGGGCGCGGGCGTGACGAGCGAGCGTTCGTCCGACGCGAGCCCTCGACGATGGGTGAGCGAGCGGTAACCCCGCTTGTCGGCTATGGTGTGAACTCGCCGCCCGTCGTCGCGGGCGACCGAGTCGTCGTCACGACCTTCATCGAGGTGTTCTGTCTCGCCGCCGACCGCGACGAAGTGCTCTGGCGCGGCCCCGAGATGGACGGCATCCACGGCCCGCCCGCGGTGGGCGACGGCGTCGCCGTCGTCTCAGGCGGCGGGTTCGACGGCGTCCCGACCCAGCTTCGGGCGTTCGATCTCGCGGACGGGAGCGAACGCTGGCGCTACGACCTCGAAAGCGACGCGAAGGGCGCGCCCGCCGTCGCCGACGGGGCGGTGTTCGTCGTGACGAGCGACGTCGTCCACGCCGTCGACCTCGCGACCGGCGAGCGGCGCTTCCGCGTCGAGGTGCGAACGAGCGAATGGACGACGCCGGTGGCGACGCCCGAGGCCGCGTATCTGTCCACCCGCGACGGAGAGCTCCTCTCGCTCGCCCCGAGCGACGGCACCGAACGATGGCGGTCGCCGGGAAGCGGCGCGCCGGTCGTCACCGACGACGTGCTCCACGTCGCGGTCGACGGGGAGACCGCGACGCTGTCTCGCGACGACGGGAAAGAAGTGGCGACGCGATTCGTCGGCGCTCCGCACGCGCGCGCACGAGAAGTAGTGTTGGTTTCCGATGAGCAGGGACGACTAGCAGCGTACAACACTGATGAAGAGCGTCAGTTATGGACACACCAGACCCCGGAAGTGCAGGTGTCGGACGTGGTTTCACAGGGCGTCGCCGCCGCAGTCCCCGTCGACGGCGCGGTGTACGTCGTCGCCGCCGACGGCTTCCACGGGTTAGGGGCGGCGCAGGACTGA
- a CDS encoding DUF7130 family rubredoxin-like protein, whose protein sequence is MADETQPTVGMTVYAADGTELGSVRGFDDDGFFVTTREGLAGMSVEHERAGHEFGEAELMWRCSDCGEMGDLDELPDACPNCGAEREQLYYWTED, encoded by the coding sequence ATGGCTGACGAGACACAGCCAACGGTGGGAATGACGGTGTACGCGGCGGACGGAACCGAACTCGGGAGCGTCCGCGGTTTCGACGACGACGGCTTCTTCGTGACGACCCGCGAGGGACTCGCGGGGATGTCCGTCGAACACGAGCGCGCCGGCCACGAGTTCGGTGAGGCCGAGTTGATGTGGCGGTGTAGCGACTGCGGCGAAATGGGCGACCTCGACGAACTGCCCGACGCCTGCCCGAACTGCGGTGCCGAGCGCGAGCAACTCTACTACTGGACCGAGGACTGA